The following are encoded in a window of Rubellicoccus peritrichatus genomic DNA:
- a CDS encoding sulfite exporter TauE/SafE family protein → MDLYGLSPADWILVIVGALLIGLGKGGLPGAGNITIWIFAEVFGAKPSVGILLPVLTCADVVAILVYRRHADWHHLLRLLPPTLFGVIIGWLLFDYIPASVFSAVIGFMLLIMTALHFFRLWLLQNNNDKEDKVPHNWWFVNGTGFAGGLATMLANAAGPVASFYLMAVKLPKFAFIGTSAWFFFIVNLFKMPFQAFSGNVSFSTLKLSLTLGMIAALGAFIAPKIVQFIPQKWFSRAVWALIIFAGFRLIF, encoded by the coding sequence ATGGACCTGTACGGACTCAGTCCAGCAGACTGGATACTGGTTATAGTCGGTGCCTTGCTGATTGGCTTAGGCAAAGGCGGACTGCCCGGTGCGGGTAATATCACTATTTGGATCTTTGCCGAAGTATTTGGAGCCAAGCCATCAGTTGGCATTCTACTTCCTGTACTGACCTGCGCCGATGTGGTTGCTATCTTGGTCTACCGCCGTCATGCAGACTGGCACCATCTACTTCGATTACTCCCTCCCACTCTATTCGGTGTCATTATCGGATGGCTACTCTTTGATTATATCCCTGCTTCGGTGTTCAGTGCAGTGATCGGCTTCATGCTATTGATTATGACTGCACTGCATTTTTTTCGCTTGTGGTTGCTACAAAACAACAATGACAAAGAAGACAAAGTCCCACACAACTGGTGGTTTGTAAATGGAACCGGATTCGCTGGCGGGCTAGCGACGATGCTGGCAAATGCTGCAGGTCCAGTCGCATCTTTCTATCTCATGGCAGTAAAGCTGCCGAAGTTTGCCTTTATCGGAACATCGGCCTGGTTTTTCTTTATTGTAAATCTTTTTAAAATGCCCTTTCAGGCATTCTCAGGAAACGTTAGTTTCAGCACACTCAAGCTGAGCCTCACCTTAGGAATGATAGCTGCGCTAGGAGCATTCATTGCTCCAAAAATTGTACAATTTATTCCACAAAAATGGTTCAGTAGAGCTGTCTGGGCTCTAATTATTTTCGCTGGATTCAGGCTGATTTTTTAA
- the recF gene encoding DNA replication/repair protein RecF (All proteins in this family for which functions are known are DNA-binding proteins that assist the filamentation of RecA onto DNA for the initiation of recombination or recombinational repair.), whose product MQLNLEAFRNIASASLKFEHDRQFFLGLNGQGKTNALEAIGMISALRSFRTRDSSALIQHGKEQSGLYYRVEQEQMGNSEVTLKFSNKGKRLELDQNSIRSLGEYIGLFPSVVLASDDLQLIRGGPALRRRFLDEAFASVDKQYYRTLARYQKCLKERNRLLKSNDLDDAVLESFDKTISEPAVELIQMRRRQIGQLNENAKQHYRELSSGKEQASLSYKPDVEANDTSAYLKLLEQSRKRDFRFGSTSIGPHRDDVQLELNGRLAAEFGSEGQQRGLVLAMRLAQITFSEAITGVTPLILADDVLGELDAYRREGFWKAVGGQYQVFATGTTLPPEADSQTWKVWKVNSGEFS is encoded by the coding sequence GTGCAACTCAACCTGGAGGCTTTTAGGAATATCGCCTCAGCCTCATTGAAGTTTGAGCATGACCGACAGTTCTTTCTGGGACTCAATGGTCAGGGTAAAACGAATGCCCTTGAAGCGATTGGAATGATTTCCGCCTTACGTTCGTTCCGAACTCGAGACAGTTCAGCCCTGATCCAACACGGTAAGGAGCAGTCTGGTCTTTACTATCGCGTTGAGCAAGAACAGATGGGTAACTCGGAGGTGACTCTAAAGTTTTCGAACAAAGGAAAACGCCTTGAATTGGATCAAAACTCCATACGCAGTCTCGGTGAGTATATCGGACTTTTCCCAAGTGTTGTTCTGGCTTCTGATGATCTCCAGTTGATTCGTGGTGGACCTGCACTAAGACGGCGTTTTCTGGACGAAGCCTTTGCCTCAGTTGACAAACAGTATTATCGCACCCTGGCTCGTTATCAAAAGTGTCTCAAAGAAAGAAACAGACTCCTCAAGTCAAACGATCTGGATGATGCGGTGCTTGAGTCTTTTGATAAGACGATATCTGAGCCCGCAGTAGAACTCATTCAAATGCGTCGTCGTCAAATTGGCCAATTAAACGAAAACGCAAAGCAACATTACAGAGAACTCTCTTCCGGAAAAGAACAAGCTTCACTGTCTTATAAACCAGATGTTGAAGCAAATGACACTTCAGCCTATCTAAAGTTACTAGAACAAAGTCGCAAGCGTGACTTCCGATTCGGATCGACTAGCATAGGCCCACACCGTGACGACGTGCAACTTGAACTAAATGGCCGACTGGCCGCTGAGTTCGGCTCTGAAGGGCAACAGCGCGGGTTGGTCTTAGCCATGCGCCTTGCACAGATCACATTCAGTGAAGCAATCACCGGAGTCACACCACTGATCCTGGCGGATGATGTTTTAGGCGAATTGGATGCCTACCGACGTGAAGGTTTCTGGAAGGCAGTTGGTGGCCAATATCAGGTCTTTGCTACAGGAACAACATTGCCCCCTGAAGCTGATAGCCAAACCTGGAAAGTCTGGAAAGTGAACAGTGGGGAGTTTTCCTAA
- a CDS encoding cysteine desulfurase family protein has protein sequence MLYFDVNATAPPLPEVESVYAEANRSHWHNPSSPYSRGARVHILIDTLRQEIGHLIGCSPELIVFNSGATEGNNAVLAETARKFPNQRIVVSAIEHPCVIEPAKRYFPERHQVAKVDSSGRLDLNHLEAELSKGGVCLVSVMAANNETGVIQPWKEALDICRKYKVLFHCDAAQHLGKKPANGLGDCDFVTGCGHKFGAPKGSGFIKIPESFEDFKGTHGGGQENGHRSGTEDYPSLAAMVAALKFREHSMDAVNAAWAVNKSVFEKSLLDKIPDAVIIGQNTNRLANTSCILMPGFPGARWVARLDKHGVSLSTGSACASGKTGASHVLTAMGIEAEDARRSIRISACWDATPEDWSALTKTLFKAYDELINEKPASPGVEVIQI, from the coding sequence ATGCTCTATTTCGACGTCAATGCAACGGCACCTCCGCTCCCGGAAGTCGAGTCAGTCTATGCTGAAGCCAATCGATCGCACTGGCATAATCCATCGAGCCCCTATAGTCGTGGCGCGCGCGTCCACATTCTAATCGATACACTTCGCCAGGAAATCGGCCATCTAATTGGCTGTTCTCCTGAATTGATTGTTTTTAACTCAGGTGCAACCGAGGGGAACAATGCCGTTTTGGCGGAAACAGCCAGAAAATTCCCAAACCAACGAATTGTAGTATCCGCAATTGAGCATCCCTGTGTTATTGAACCCGCAAAGCGGTATTTTCCGGAACGCCATCAAGTGGCCAAGGTGGATTCCAGTGGTCGGCTCGATTTGAATCACTTAGAAGCCGAACTTTCCAAAGGCGGAGTTTGCCTCGTGTCAGTGATGGCTGCCAATAACGAAACAGGCGTTATACAACCGTGGAAAGAAGCCTTGGATATCTGCAGAAAGTACAAAGTGCTCTTTCACTGCGATGCGGCACAGCATCTTGGTAAAAAGCCAGCAAATGGCCTTGGTGACTGTGATTTTGTTACTGGCTGCGGCCATAAGTTCGGGGCACCGAAAGGCTCGGGATTCATAAAAATACCCGAGTCTTTCGAAGATTTCAAAGGCACTCATGGAGGCGGCCAGGAAAATGGACATCGTTCAGGAACCGAAGACTACCCTAGCCTGGCCGCAATGGTCGCGGCACTTAAATTTCGAGAACACTCAATGGATGCAGTCAATGCTGCCTGGGCCGTTAACAAAAGTGTCTTTGAAAAGAGCCTGTTGGATAAGATTCCCGATGCAGTCATCATTGGGCAAAATACGAATCGATTAGCAAATACATCGTGTATCCTCATGCCGGGATTTCCAGGGGCGAGATGGGTCGCACGTTTGGATAAACATGGCGTTTCCCTATCAACAGGTTCAGCCTGTGCATCCGGAAAAACCGGAGCATCCCACGTCCTAACCGCAATGGGCATCGAAGCGGAAGACGCCCGAAGATCCATTCGCATTAGTGCCTGTTGGGATGCGACACCGGAAGATTGGTCAGCACTCACCAAAACCTTATTCAAGGCCTATGATGAATTGATTAACGAAAAGCCGGCTTCGCCAGGAGTGGAAGTGATCCAAATTTGA
- a CDS encoding LysM peptidoglycan-binding domain-containing protein, whose protein sequence is MSYRWSWIPLSLIVLSLFGCGDGTSVNVVQETEEKHYQRAQRLLREGREDEALNSFLKVIDRRSDAAESHLEAGRLYQKHIGDPVTAIYHYQRFIVLKPESDEADRVKQLIDSAKKDFAKTLSGQPFRNDIDRLDLLEILEGVRAENLELKQQLANAQTRLSQYGAVAITPPSGPRQSSQSSGISNPPGGQQQSRSNTTTTAETTPGSTYTVVTGDTLSRISTKVYGQPIRWREIFEANRDILPNPDALKVGQVLKIPAE, encoded by the coding sequence ATGTCATATCGTTGGTCATGGATTCCTCTTTCACTGATTGTGCTCTCGCTATTTGGTTGTGGCGATGGGACAAGCGTGAACGTTGTCCAGGAAACAGAGGAAAAGCACTATCAACGCGCCCAACGACTCCTACGGGAAGGGCGTGAAGATGAAGCACTAAATTCATTCCTCAAGGTAATAGACCGACGTTCCGATGCGGCAGAATCCCACCTTGAAGCAGGCCGCCTTTATCAAAAGCATATCGGTGATCCTGTGACTGCGATTTATCACTATCAGCGGTTCATCGTATTAAAGCCGGAATCTGATGAAGCTGATCGCGTAAAACAACTGATCGATTCAGCCAAAAAGGACTTTGCCAAAACACTGTCCGGCCAACCATTTCGCAATGATATCGATCGATTGGATCTGTTGGAGATCCTTGAAGGTGTCCGGGCCGAGAACCTTGAATTAAAGCAACAACTAGCCAATGCCCAAACCCGCTTGTCTCAATACGGTGCTGTAGCAATCACACCGCCGTCTGGTCCCAGACAATCATCTCAGTCCTCAGGGATATCCAATCCGCCCGGAGGACAGCAGCAATCCCGCTCCAATACAACGACTACAGCGGAAACAACACCAGGAAGCACCTATACCGTTGTAACTGGTGACACCTTAAGCCGAATCAGCACCAAAGTCTATGGTCAACCCATTCGCTGGAGAGAAATTTTCGAGGCTAATCGCGATATTCTTCCAAACCCAGACGCACTTAAAGTTGGGCAGGTGTTGAAAATACCTGCTGAGTAA
- a CDS encoding type II secretion system protein: MFKEVTSASRKTRGFTLVEVMIVVVIIGLLAVMALPAFRKVRMNSQNARFISDLRMFRGAAENYTLAEGVFPGDGSSGVLPAGLEEYIKPSDFQVRSPLGGSWDMEFEDSGVTFAIGVVDYTVSPEQIQMIEERFDDGDTATGNLREIRTNGIYWVEAE; this comes from the coding sequence ATGTTTAAGGAGGTAACATCAGCATCCAGAAAAACACGAGGGTTTACTCTTGTTGAGGTAATGATTGTCGTCGTCATCATCGGCTTGCTTGCAGTCATGGCTCTACCTGCTTTTCGGAAAGTTCGAATGAACTCGCAAAATGCCCGGTTTATCTCGGATTTGAGAATGTTCCGTGGTGCAGCTGAGAATTACACCTTGGCTGAAGGAGTTTTTCCGGGAGATGGCAGCTCCGGAGTTCTGCCAGCAGGACTTGAAGAATACATTAAGCCCAGCGATTTTCAGGTTCGCTCCCCTCTAGGAGGTTCCTGGGATATGGAATTCGAAGACAGTGGTGTGACATTTGCCATTGGCGTGGTTGATTACACGGTAAGCCCTGAACAAATTCAAATGATAGAAGAGCGTTTTGACGATGGAGATACCGCGACAGGCAATCTCAGGGAAATCCGAACCAACGGTATTTACTGGGTAGAAGCTGAGTAG
- a CDS encoding WecB/TagA/CpsF family glycosyltransferase: MGPLSRYSVLGVEVNCLTLGMATDHLIDAASRREHGYTCVCPVHSIMEALDDADYQKVMNQSMMTTADGMPVVWMGRWLTGEKIQRVYGPDLMEAVFQHTENTELSHYFYGGHEGVADQLIVKVKERFPELSIAGYETPPFHEISEEELSALSQRVKESGAHFLWVGLGVPKQERFMARAESSLPGIIQIGVGAAFDFLSGNKPQAPQWMQRSGLEWLFRLFNEPKRLARRYLVGNVRFLWHITLQLTGIRRYPLS; the protein is encoded by the coding sequence ATGGGACCGTTAAGCCGCTACAGTGTGTTGGGAGTTGAAGTCAATTGTCTGACTTTAGGGATGGCGACTGATCACCTGATCGATGCAGCGTCAAGGCGCGAACACGGTTATACCTGCGTTTGCCCTGTTCATTCGATCATGGAAGCACTTGATGATGCTGATTACCAAAAGGTTATGAATCAATCCATGATGACTACTGCTGATGGAATGCCAGTGGTTTGGATGGGGAGATGGCTGACTGGTGAGAAGATACAGCGGGTCTATGGCCCTGATCTCATGGAAGCAGTATTTCAGCATACCGAGAACACGGAATTGAGTCATTACTTTTATGGTGGTCATGAGGGAGTTGCTGATCAATTAATCGTGAAGGTCAAAGAGCGATTTCCCGAATTGAGTATTGCTGGTTACGAAACACCGCCATTTCACGAAATTTCAGAAGAAGAACTGAGTGCATTGAGTCAACGGGTCAAAGAGTCAGGCGCTCATTTTCTATGGGTTGGCTTGGGAGTTCCTAAACAGGAACGCTTTATGGCTAGGGCTGAATCATCATTACCTGGCATCATTCAGATCGGAGTAGGGGCAGCCTTTGACTTCCTCAGTGGTAACAAGCCGCAGGCGCCGCAATGGATGCAGAGATCCGGCTTGGAATGGCTGTTTCGGCTCTTTAATGAGCCAAAACGACTGGCGAGGCGCTATCTTGTGGGTAATGTACGCTTTCTGTGGCACATAACCCTGCAATTGACAGGAATTAGACGCTATCCGCTCTCCTAG